A single region of the Chthoniobacterales bacterium genome encodes:
- a CDS encoding efflux RND transporter permease subunit, translating to MKFTDLFVKRPVIAIVLNLIILLAGFQAIKLLNIRQYPRSDSAVVTVSTAYIGANADLVRGFITTPLERVISSADGIDYIESASSQGLSAITVHLKLNFDTNAALTQIQSKVNQVRNDLPPEAESPIINVETSDGRFASMYLSFFSKDYDQNQITDYLTRVVQPKIAAIKGVQRADILGARTFAMRIWLKTDQMAALNITPVEVSKALQANNYLSAIGATKGSMIAVNLVANTNLNNKAEFEQLVIRQENGAIVRLKDIAEVVLGAEDYTTDVRFGGQTATFMGIWVLPTANSIDVIKDVRKILPDIEAALPYGMKVGIGYDGTEYINDALHEVFKTLSETLFIVIVVIFLFLGSIRSVIIPIVAIPISLIGAVFLMFLFGFTINLLTILAIVLAVGLVVDDAIVVVENVERHLQAGMTPFNAAILSARELFGPIIAMTITLAAVYAPIGIQGGLTGTLFREFAFTLAGAVVVSGVVALTLSPMMSSVMLREGDSHKGFAGWVNKRFDSVRRTYLRWLDGTLKYRPVTLFVWIAFSILIIPLWMFSLEELAPTEDQGVVFGIVQAAPNSTIEQTTLYTELANKLFLSFPEAATTFQITNPTGGFSGMITKPFKERTKTTKELAGEAFFAGSTIPGIRLIATTPEPLPGGSDFPVDFVIASTAEPKELLEFANKLVQAAFESHIFIFADTDLKYDQPQTEIVFDRDKVASLGLNLQQVGADLGTMLGGNYVNRFSIQGRSYKVIPQIKRTERLNADQLKDLYVSGPGGKLVQVSTFATTRTTTEPRALNRFQQLNSAKIQGVLPPGITPDMALKVLEAKAAEILPKNYVIDYAGSSRQLRKEANTFVYTLILAVILIFLVLAVQFNNFTDPIIILLGSVPLAVAGALLFSHLGFTTINIYSKVGLITLVGLVSKNGILIVEFANKLQEEGMDKLRAAIEAAGTRLRPILMTSVATVVGHFPLVLARGPGAGARNSIGIMLVSGMIIGTLFTLFVVPAIYVVLAKDHTHDRERNAASKGKSIIPGTPNPVLA from the coding sequence ATGAAATTCACCGATCTTTTCGTCAAACGCCCGGTCATCGCGATCGTGCTGAACCTGATCATTCTCCTGGCCGGTTTCCAGGCGATCAAGCTGCTCAACATCCGGCAATATCCGCGCAGTGACAGTGCTGTCGTCACCGTTTCCACGGCTTACATCGGTGCAAATGCGGACCTCGTTCGCGGGTTCATCACGACGCCACTGGAGCGCGTCATTTCCAGCGCCGACGGCATTGATTACATCGAGTCGGCCAGTTCGCAGGGACTCAGCGCGATCACGGTTCACCTCAAGTTGAACTTCGACACCAACGCCGCGCTCACGCAAATCCAGAGCAAGGTCAACCAGGTTAGAAACGACCTGCCGCCCGAGGCCGAAAGCCCCATCATCAATGTCGAAACGAGCGACGGACGTTTCGCTTCGATGTATCTCAGTTTCTTCTCGAAAGACTACGATCAAAATCAGATCACCGACTATCTAACTCGCGTCGTTCAACCGAAGATTGCCGCCATTAAGGGCGTGCAGCGCGCCGACATATTAGGAGCCCGCACCTTCGCGATGCGCATCTGGTTGAAGACCGACCAAATGGCGGCGCTGAACATCACACCCGTCGAGGTTAGCAAAGCCTTGCAGGCGAACAATTATCTCTCCGCCATCGGCGCGACCAAAGGCTCGATGATCGCTGTGAATCTCGTCGCCAATACCAACCTCAACAACAAAGCCGAGTTTGAGCAGCTCGTCATTCGTCAGGAAAACGGCGCCATCGTTCGTCTCAAAGACATCGCCGAAGTCGTTCTCGGCGCGGAAGATTACACCACCGACGTGCGGTTTGGCGGCCAGACCGCGACTTTCATGGGTATCTGGGTTTTGCCCACGGCCAATTCCATCGACGTCATCAAGGATGTTAGAAAAATCCTCCCCGACATCGAGGCGGCGCTGCCTTATGGAATGAAAGTCGGCATTGGTTACGACGGCACGGAATACATCAACGACGCGTTGCATGAAGTCTTCAAGACGCTCAGCGAAACGCTCTTCATCGTCATCGTCGTCATCTTCCTTTTCCTCGGTTCGATTCGGTCCGTCATCATCCCGATTGTCGCCATTCCGATCTCACTCATCGGCGCGGTTTTCCTAATGTTTCTTTTCGGTTTCACGATCAACTTGCTCACTATTCTAGCCATCGTGCTTGCAGTCGGCTTGGTCGTCGATGACGCCATCGTTGTTGTGGAAAACGTCGAGCGCCATTTGCAGGCGGGCATGACTCCTTTCAACGCCGCCATCCTCAGCGCGCGCGAACTCTTCGGTCCGATCATCGCCATGACGATCACCCTCGCCGCTGTCTATGCGCCGATCGGCATTCAGGGCGGACTCACCGGAACGCTCTTCCGCGAATTCGCTTTCACTCTGGCTGGAGCGGTTGTCGTTTCCGGCGTCGTCGCGCTTACGTTGTCGCCCATGATGTCCTCCGTCATGCTGCGCGAAGGCGATTCGCATAAAGGTTTCGCTGGTTGGGTGAACAAGCGGTTCGACTCCGTTCGCCGCACTTATTTGCGCTGGCTCGATGGCACGTTGAAATACCGGCCCGTTACGCTTTTCGTCTGGATCGCGTTCTCCATTCTCATCATCCCACTCTGGATGTTTTCACTGGAAGAACTAGCTCCCACTGAGGATCAGGGCGTGGTCTTCGGCATCGTGCAAGCCGCTCCTAACTCGACCATCGAGCAGACGACGCTCTACACGGAGCTGGCTAACAAGCTGTTTCTCTCGTTTCCAGAAGCGGCCACAACATTCCAGATTACGAACCCGACAGGCGGCTTTTCCGGCATGATTACCAAGCCCTTCAAGGAACGCACCAAGACGACCAAGGAACTCGCCGGTGAAGCTTTCTTCGCGGGTTCCACCATTCCCGGCATTCGTCTGATTGCCACCACACCCGAACCTCTTCCCGGCGGTAGTGATTTTCCGGTCGATTTCGTCATTGCTTCGACCGCCGAACCCAAGGAACTCCTGGAGTTTGCCAACAAGCTCGTGCAGGCCGCGTTTGAGAGTCACATCTTCATCTTTGCCGACACGGATTTGAAATATGATCAGCCTCAAACGGAAATCGTTTTCGACCGCGATAAAGTCGCCTCACTCGGGCTCAATCTACAACAAGTCGGAGCCGACCTCGGCACCATGTTAGGTGGCAACTACGTGAACCGCTTTTCCATTCAAGGCCGGAGTTACAAAGTTATCCCGCAGATCAAGCGCACCGAGCGGCTGAATGCCGATCAACTGAAAGATCTCTACGTTAGCGGCCCCGGCGGCAAGCTCGTGCAGGTTTCCACCTTTGCCACCACCCGCACCACCACCGAACCGCGCGCCTTGAACCGCTTCCAGCAGCTCAACTCCGCCAAGATACAGGGAGTGCTCCCACCCGGCATTACGCCCGACATGGCCCTCAAAGTCCTCGAAGCCAAAGCCGCCGAGATACTGCCGAAAAACTACGTCATCGACTACGCGGGTTCATCGCGCCAGTTGCGCAAGGAGGCAAACACCTTCGTTTACACTCTCATCCTCGCCGTCATCCTCATCTTCTTGGTTTTGGCCGTGCAGTTTAACAACTTCACCGACCCGATTATTATCTTACTCGGCTCGGTGCCGCTCGCCGTCGCCGGTGCGCTGCTCTTCTCGCATCTCGGCTTCACCACGATCAACATCTACAGCAAAGTCGGCCTCATCACCCTGGTCGGACTTGTCTCGAAAAACGGCATCCTCATCGTCGAATTCGCCAACAAGCTGCAAGAGGAGGGGATGGATAAACTCCGCGCCGCCATCGAAGCCGCCGGCACCCGTCTCCGCCCGATCCTCATGACCTCCGTCGCCACCGTCGTCGGACACTTCCCGCTCGTTCTTGCCCGCGGCCCTGGAGCTGGTGCACGCAACAGCATCGGTATCATGTTAGTCAGCGGCATGATCATCGGGACATTGTTTACTCTCTTCGTGGTGCCTGCCATCTACGTTGTGCTAGCCAAAGACCACACCCACGACCGAGAACGCAACGCCGCCTCCAAAGGAAAATCCATCATCCCAGGCACCCCCAATCCCGTGTTGGCCTAG
- the cysC gene encoding adenylyl-sulfate kinase, which produces MLSTDGVWAKFKQTDPNSMQQTQWSNNGSVIWLTGLSASGKSTLAHALQRILSQRKMHAYVLDGDNIRCGLSSDLDFSPEGRVENIRRVSEMAALMADAGVITIVALISPYRIDRGRARKIITDSGSRFIEIYVNAPLSVCEERDPKNLYKKARAGEIQQFTGIDAPYEEPENCELILHTNIETIEESISRIIAGYFP; this is translated from the coding sequence CTGCTTTCCACCGATGGAGTTTGGGCCAAGTTCAAACAGACAGATCCTAATTCAATGCAGCAAACACAATGGTCCAATAATGGCTCGGTGATCTGGCTGACCGGACTGTCCGCATCGGGTAAATCGACCTTGGCCCACGCACTGCAACGCATATTGTCCCAGCGTAAGATGCATGCCTACGTGCTCGACGGAGACAACATCAGGTGTGGATTGAGTTCGGACCTCGACTTCTCGCCCGAGGGCCGCGTAGAGAACATTCGCAGGGTGTCCGAGATGGCGGCGTTGATGGCGGATGCGGGCGTTATTACGATTGTCGCTCTCATCTCTCCGTATCGAATCGATCGCGGGCGAGCTAGGAAGATCATTACTGACAGCGGCAGTCGGTTCATTGAGATTTACGTTAATGCTCCTCTGAGTGTGTGCGAGGAGCGCGATCCCAAGAATCTCTACAAAAAAGCCCGTGCCGGTGAGATCCAGCAGTTCACAGGGATAGACGCCCCGTATGAGGAGCCGGAGAATTGTGAGCTGATCCTCCACACTAACATTGAGACGATTGAGGAATCCATTTCCCGCATTATCGCGGGATACTTCCCATAA